The sequence below is a genomic window from Sphingobacterium sp. ML3W.
ATCGTATTTAGCCTTCTTCTGAAGGTATTTGAGCAGTAATATTCCAATCAACGAAGTCCATATTTGGATCATGACCGCATTTTCAGAAGTACCCACAAAAGATGATATTTTTAAGCGTTGCTTCAGATGCTTGAAGAAAATCTCGATCTGCCATCGCTGTTTATAAATGTTAGCTACTAGTGATGCCTTCCATTGGATATTATTTGTCAGAAAGTGGTACTGGTTGTCTGTGCTGCTGTCCCAAAAGTGAATCAAGCGTAATGGTTTAGAGTTGTATCTATCTGCTGATGGACCAGAAAGCTCAATGATCTCATCTTTAATGATTCCCTTTTCAAGGAGTGCTTCACTCTGGTATGACTTGATAACGTTGTACTTCATGTTAGTTTTACTCCTGGTAACAAAATAACAACCTCTGCTGTCCAAATCCCCGAGCCAGTTGTAATCCACATAACCTCTATCCACCACTACAACGCTTCCTTTGGAAAAACTATAGCTACCCGCACGCTGGCTTTCATGAACTTTCCCGTCTGTAATCTGCATGAAAACAGGAAGACATCCATCATAATCCAGCACAGTGTGCAGTTTTACAGCACCTTTGGTGCTTCTAAATTTAGCCCAGTCAAATACAGATAAACATAAAGGGATGATACTGGCATCCATCAGATAAACCTTGCGCTTTAATTGCGTTAGATCTTTGCGCAAATGGGTATCCTTTTGCCATAGCTTATCTAATAGCGAAAAGTACAGATCTTTAAAGAGTTCATGGGTGCGGTGCTTGTTGATATAGGAAATATTGGACTTGCTGGGTGCTCTACCAACACCTAAATGGTTCAAATTACCAGTCGTACTACGTAAGCCATTACTGATATCACGAACTGAATCTGCAGAAGAAAAATGGCAAAACAACATGCTAGCAAGATGCGTCCAGCTGTTGATCCCTTTACAATGTTTGTCACTCTTGTGCTTAGCAACCAAAACCTTGAATAATTCGCGGTCGATAAGTGATAAAATCTGACTAAAAACGTTTAAATTTACCATGGCGGTGTGTTAAAATTTGACGATTTAAATATAGCAACTTTGCTATAGCAAAACACCGCCACTTTTTTCAACGTTTAGGACGCTACTGAGAAAAACTGATTAAATAGAACAAAAAAATAGGTGAATCAAATAAATCACCTATTCAAAATTAATTTATAATCATCAGTAGAATTAAATTATAGTAGTAGTTTTTACAAACTTAAATACTCGAATTATATACGAAATCATAATGTCCTATCAAAATTTAATCTATTGGATAAAAATAAATTGCATCTGATTTTTTTCAGATCGATTGAAACACAACAAATGAAAGAAACATCAAGAACAGCGATCATAAAATCAATTATTAATTCCTATTTTCGCAGGATAATCAATCGTGAGTTGATCAATTTAATGAACAGTTTTATAAGTTCAACCCGATTAAATTACCGGATATATAAAAGCAGGCTCTGCTCATGATTGATGCATCGCCATGAATAAAAACTCAATACGAATGAAACATCATGAGCTTAAATCAGTATACCAACATCAAAAATAAACGCTCGTGATCGTTTTATTACTATTGGACTTAGCGGAACAATTTAATTGATTGTAAAACAGATAATAAATCAATAAACCGAGTGAAACGAGCACCTAATTAAAGCTAACACTCATTATTAAAACAATTTATACGAATGAAAAAAATTACTGAAAATCTTCTTTTTAAAGTAATAATTGCCATCATTTCCGGCATTGTGCTGGGGCTTTATCTGCCTGAATCATTGGGACGCATATTGACCACCTACAACTTCCTTTTTGATCAGTTTTTAAAATTTTTGATACCCTTGATTATCGTGGGATTGATTATTCCATCTATTGCACAACTGGGCAAAACCGCCGGGAAATTATTATTGACAACAGTACTGATAGCTTATGGATCCACTTTATTTGCTGGACTTTTTTCATACACGGTCAGCATGAGTATCTTTCCAACGCTACTCCAAAATCAAATCAATACAGATTTGGTTACTGCTACCACTAAAACCCTGACTCCTTATTTCACGATTGAATTTCCACCACTTTTTGATGTCATGTCAGCACTGGTGCTCGCTTTCTGTATTGGTATCGGTCTCTCAAAATTGGAAAACTCAGCCTTAGAAAAGGTATTTATAGATTTTGAAAAAGTGATTAGCTTTTTAATCGAAAAAATGATCATTCCTTTGCTACCCTTTTTCATTCTCGGCATTTTCTATGATATGACGTACACAGGCAAAGTGTTCACTATACTACATGTATTCATCAAGATTATCGGCATTATCTTTATCATCCATATCCTATTATTGGTCATTCAATTTATTATTGCAGGAGTTATATCCAAACAAAATCCGTTCAAACTATTGATAGGCATGTTACCCGCATATTTCACAGCATTGGGTACGCAATCTTCGGCAGCCACTATTCCCGTTACGCTCAATCAGGCAAAGAAATTAGGCGTGGATGAGGATATTGCCAACTTCAGTATCCCCTTATGTGCCACCATCCATCTAGCAGGCAGTACACTCAAGATCGTCGCTTGCGTATTGGCACTTATGATGATGCAGGGTATCGCAATAGACTTTTTCCAGATGATGGGTTTCATCTGTATGCTTGGGGTTACCATGATTGCAGCGCCAGGTGTACCCGGGGGAGCTATAATGGCAGCCATTGGTATCATAGGCAGTATGCTCGGTTTCAATGCCGAAAATCAAGCGCTTATGATTGCATTATATATCGCGATGGACAGTTTTGGCACTGCTTGTAATGTAACAGGAGATGGCGCTATTGCCATCGTATTAAATGCTATTTTCAAGAAAAGAAAACAAGAGGAACCAGTAGAAGTTACTGCATAAAAGTAAATAGAACGACTCATAAAACATCAAGGGGTCGAAAAGGGACACAATATACCACTACTCGTTCGAAATATAGAGATACAAGAAGGGCTGATTAACAATTTAATCAGCCCTTCTTGTATTTGCAACTTATTGTCATCCAAGACATATTAAAAATGTTTATTTCTTAATCCTTACCAATAGACTTTCACATGCCTTATTGCTCAGCACCTCATGCCTTCCATTCGCGTAACTGATTGTAATGCTGTTATCAAAAGCCTCGATAGCATCTATCGTAATTACAGCCCCCAAAGCCAACATCCGACTTGTTAAAAACTTAAGCAACTCTTCCGAAGAATGACTAACAGCCTTAAAGACGACCACGTCACCAAGTTTACAGTCACTCAATTTACTGTATTTCTCCGCCACCATCTTGCCCTCTGTGTCCGGTATAGGAGAGCCATGTGGATCCACAGTCGGATACCCCAATAACTTGTCCATCTTGTCGAAAAACTTAGGCGATTGTATATGTTCAATCTGTTCTGCGATATCATGTACTTCTTCCCATCCAAAACCCATCATATTGACGAGGTACATTTCAGTTAAACGATGTTTCCGTATGATCAAAGCAGCCTCCTTTTTCCCTTTTTCCGTCAGTTTCAAAGGTTTATAACTTTCATAAACGACAAAACCTTTTTCAGAAAGGCGCTTCATCATGCTATTTACAGTAGGCATCCTGATTTCCAATTGCTTGCTCAGTTCATTCATACTTGCCTCACCTTTCACGCTGGTCAATGCAAACAGGGCTTTTAGATAATTCTCTTCTGTCTGTGAAATCATCCTACAAAACTATGAATTATTAGCACAGTCTAACAATAATGTTAGAAAAAATTTGTTAGTCCAATCTAACTTATTACTTTTGCACACATAAGTTTACAATTAGCCTCATAAAAGACCTGTATGGGAGTTTATCAATTCGGCTAATAAAACTGTACATCTTAAGAGATTAACCTAATAACATTTATATGATTGATTCTATTATCACCTACCTAGAAAGCATTGACCCCATATTGGCCGCATTGTATGCGACTTTATTCACCTGGGCTGTAACCGCTTTGGGAGCCTCCTTTGTATTTCTATTCAAGAAGATGAATAAAAACATCATGGATGGCATGTTGGGTTTTACAGGTGGTGTCATGGTCGCAGCAAGTGTCTGGAGTCTACTTATCCCAGCAATAAACATGAGTGAAGGTACCGGCTTTGTGCAGGTCGTGCCTGCAGTGGTGGGTTTTTTGATCGGCGCAGCATTCCTTTTTAGCATCGATAAGGTATTACCTCATCTGCACATCAATTTCAAAAAAGTCGAAGGTGTCAAGACTCCTTGGCAAAAGACAACTTTGATGATTTTAGCCATTACTCTCCACAATATTCCCGAAGGACTTGCCGTAGGAGTACTTTTTGGAAGTGTTGCTGCAGGGGTTCCAGAAGCCACAATTGCGGGCGCTGTAATTTTAGCGATAGGTATAGGTTTGCAAAATTTCCCTGAGGGTATCGCAGTAGCCATGCCTTTAAGAAGAATGGGCATGAGCAGACGCAAAAGTTTTTTCTATGGCCAAGCATCCGCTATTGTGGAACCAATTGCAGGTGTATTAGGAGCCATGGCAGTTGTTACATTTACACCGATACTACCCTATGCACTAGCATTTGCTGCTGGAGCGATGATATTCGTGGTTGTCGAAGAAGTGATTCCCGAAGCACAGCAGAACAAGAATTCAGACATTGCCACCATTGGCTTCATTGGTGGATTTATCTTAATGATGACGCTAGATGTAGCACTAGGTTAAGCAACAATAATAAACGATATCGAAATAACCCATTGTCATTTCGATATCGAATATCACCCCAAGCATAAAATCTAGCGTACAGCTTTCACTTCTAGTATAAAAGTCTTGTCCTTTATTTCGACAACCTGTTGTCGATCCATATTTTACTATGTGTCTTCAGTACATCAGCAGGCTCTATCGTATTTAAGATAAAACCATCATCATCGAACAAATACATCGCGACATCTTCATCATCAGCAATTGTCACGACACTAAATATTGCATCTTGATCGGTATAGTTGATATCCGACCTTAAGATGCGGACATTATTTTCCTTCATCCATATACGTGCTTCCTCATTGCTATATTGCTTAATCGATTGACGGTCGATATCAAACCGCTCCGACTCCTTTATAACCTGTTCCGGAAAAAAATCATCCAAATATCTCACATAGGTGGCTTTGTCCTTATTTCTAAGGGCATAATTTCTTACGATAAGCCGCTGCGGATTATTATCAAAATCGAATGCTTTAGGGTTCTCCAAGAATCCATAATGAGCATTATAGAGATTGATTCGCGTATCTTTATTAATGATTTCATTTTCCATACCAATGCATTTTGAATATGGAAATAACAGTTGAGTGCGATGATTTGTTTACTTGTAATTTCATTTTCCCTGTATCATGGTTGTCCCTTACATATAAAAACTGTACCTTCGTGATTCAATTATCATATTGTGCCTCAGGCATATCATATTATGTTTAGTTCTTGGTTGATCTAAACATCCTGTAATCCGAGACTAATTGCTGTTTTGTCGACACACTTTTTCACTGTCAGTATACACTGGCGGGCAGCATCTTTTTTGAGATCAATTTTTCTTAATTAGCTCGGTTCGTCTGTATGCCGGGGCTTTAAGAAAAAGAAGGAGATTATGTCAGAAAACAAACTACCGAGTAGTAACAGATTTGGATTAGTGATCCATAAACCCGTATTTATACCCACATTGATTATCGTGGTGGTCAGTGTTGTGCTTGCCTTATTATTCCACAAAGAATCGCAGTTAATCTTTCAACAGGTTCAAGATGTCGTATCCGAAAAAGGCGGTTGGATATACACCCTTTCGGTCAATGCATTTATTGTATTTTGTCTTTATTTGGCCTTTGGAAAATACGGCAGCGTCCGCATAGGAGGGCCTGATGCCAAACCTGAGTTTAAAGTCTCCGCCTGGTTTGCCATGCTATTCAGTGCAGGGATTGGTAATGGCCTTGTACTTTTCAGTATTGCCGACCCCGTCAGAGATTTTGTAACACCTCCCCGGCTCCCCGCCGGCACCGACCCATCAGTCATCGCACAAGAAGCTATCAATTTTTCATTCTTACATCACGGTATTCACGGCTGGGCCATCTATTCCGTCATTGGACTCGCACTTGCTTATTTTACCTACAACCGTAAGATGCCTCTAACCATACGTTCAGCTTTCTACCCAATCCTTGGTGACCGCATCTATGGTTGGATAGGTGACACCATTGACGTTGTTGCAGTCGTTGCTACCTTATTCGGTCTTGCCACCACCCTAGGATTTGGTGTGGGACAGATAAATGCAGGCCTCACCCATGTTTTTGGTATACCATCCAGCATCTTTATCCAATACGGTGTCATACTCGGTATTACACTCATCGCCACCCTATCCGTAATATCTG
It includes:
- a CDS encoding IS4 family transposase → MVNLNVFSQILSLIDRELFKVLVAKHKSDKHCKGINSWTHLASMLFCHFSSADSVRDISNGLRSTTGNLNHLGVGRAPSKSNISYINKHRTHELFKDLYFSLLDKLWQKDTHLRKDLTQLKRKVYLMDASIIPLCLSVFDWAKFRSTKGAVKLHTVLDYDGCLPVFMQITDGKVHESQRAGSYSFSKGSVVVVDRGYVDYNWLGDLDSRGCYFVTRSKTNMKYNVIKSYQSEALLEKGIIKDEIIELSGPSADRYNSKPLRLIHFWDSSTDNQYHFLTNNIQWKASLVANIYKQRWQIEIFFKHLKQRLKISSFVGTSENAVMIQIWTSLIGILLLKYLQKKAKYDWNLSNLVGFIRMNIFVKINIWQWIDDPFIRPPVKGKNGQLQIFSD
- a CDS encoding dicarboxylate/amino acid:cation symporter, giving the protein MKKITENLLFKVIIAIISGIVLGLYLPESLGRILTTYNFLFDQFLKFLIPLIIVGLIIPSIAQLGKTAGKLLLTTVLIAYGSTLFAGLFSYTVSMSIFPTLLQNQINTDLVTATTKTLTPYFTIEFPPLFDVMSALVLAFCIGIGLSKLENSALEKVFIDFEKVISFLIEKMIIPLLPFFILGIFYDMTYTGKVFTILHVFIKIIGIIFIIHILLLVIQFIIAGVISKQNPFKLLIGMLPAYFTALGTQSSAATIPVTLNQAKKLGVDEDIANFSIPLCATIHLAGSTLKIVACVLALMMMQGIAIDFFQMMGFICMLGVTMIAAPGVPGGAIMAAIGIIGSMLGFNAENQALMIALYIAMDSFGTACNVTGDGAIAIVLNAIFKKRKQEEPVEVTA
- a CDS encoding metal-dependent transcriptional regulator, giving the protein MISQTEENYLKALFALTSVKGEASMNELSKQLEIRMPTVNSMMKRLSEKGFVVYESYKPLKLTEKGKKEAALIIRKHRLTEMYLVNMMGFGWEEVHDIAEQIEHIQSPKFFDKMDKLLGYPTVDPHGSPIPDTEGKMVAEKYSKLSDCKLGDVVVFKAVSHSSEELLKFLTSRMLALGAVITIDAIEAFDNSITISYANGRHEVLSNKACESLLVRIKK
- a CDS encoding ZIP family metal transporter, whose translation is MIDSIITYLESIDPILAALYATLFTWAVTALGASFVFLFKKMNKNIMDGMLGFTGGVMVAASVWSLLIPAINMSEGTGFVQVVPAVVGFLIGAAFLFSIDKVLPHLHINFKKVEGVKTPWQKTTLMILAITLHNIPEGLAVGVLFGSVAAGVPEATIAGAVILAIGIGLQNFPEGIAVAMPLRRMGMSRRKSFFYGQASAIVEPIAGVLGAMAVVTFTPILPYALAFAAGAMIFVVVEEVIPEAQQNKNSDIATIGFIGGFILMMTLDVALG